In the genome of Pogona vitticeps strain Pit_001003342236 chromosome 13, PviZW2.1, whole genome shotgun sequence, one region contains:
- the MIEF2 gene encoding mitochondrial dynamics protein MID49, with protein MADFARKEGKSRDDRGLGSVVDFLLANARVVLGVSGAAVLAIATLAVKRLIDRATSLPDEDDDIKAKQKSLEESWQELSLIKAVPKVRRQDLEAPLLSSATDGPGKESESSLLSSGAPVTESRPTLCLTLQEKLLAFSKDHVSVSESEKALGKQLAEDVCAAFQTFLKTKSPELPFANGWLSGYLCDDVASRGHLEVSFVLPLVLEPNLWRLVPGEQTVVNNPRFGLVKRTGLEYFQRGSSAWDRFLVGGYLSSNAIHEALHKILMASTHWPVLGSVLECVIRPAMAPKQLKLEVVHRQTHLDIALCPMIEAGDKILLSTSSEEPGENLWEENFYTAEISRLNDLDARDSGARRRCLSLLKVLLGNHPFWTKVSGAPLTHVLLHVSETETDWSEATLADRFQQVLEELVQFLAKGSLPCFFDSRINLLDHLLPEEIEDIGCTLYEALAQPDLAAGFGL; from the exons ATGGCGGACTTTGCCCGCAAGGAGGGGAAGAGTCGGGACGACCGCGGCTTGGGCAGTGTGGTGGACTTCCTCCTGGCCAACGCTCGGGTGGTCCTCGGGGTCAGCGGGGCAGCGGTGTTGGCGATTGCCACTCTGGCCGTGAAGCGG CTCATCGACCGAGCCACCAGCCTGCCGGATGAGGATGATGACATAAAAGCCAAGCAGAAGTCCTTGGAGGAGAGCTGGCAGGAGCTGAGTTTAATCAAGGCGGTCCCCAAGGTGCGCCGGCAGGACCTCGAGGCGCCCTTGCTGTCCTCGGCCACGGATGGGCCTGGAAAAG AATCCGAGAGCTCTCTCCTGTCCTCGGGGGCCCCTGTGACAGAATCGAGGCCCACGCTGTGCCTCACGCTTCAGGAAAAGCTCCTCGCCTTCTCTAAGGACCACGTCTCTGTTTCGGAGTCAGAAAAGGCTCTGGGGAAGCAACTGGCAGAGGACGTCTGCGCCGCGTTCCAAACATTCTTGAAAACCAAGTCTCCGGAGCTGCCCTTCGCGAACGGGTGGCTGAGCGGCTACTTGTGCGACGACGTGGCGAGCCGTGGCCACCTCGAGGTCTCCTTCGTGCTCCCGCTGGTTCTGGAACCTAATCTTTGGCGCTTGGTCCCCGGCGAACAGACGGTGGTGAATAACCCCCGTTTTGGGCTGGTGAAACGGACCGGCTTGGAGTATTTCCAGCGCGGAAGCAGCGCCTGGGACAGGTTCCTGGTGGGTGGGTATCTCTCCTCCAACGCCATCCACGAGGCCCTCCATAAGATCTTGATGGCGTCGACCCACTGGCCGGTCCTGGGCAGCGTGCTGGAATGTGTGATCCGGCCGGCCATGGCTCCCAAGCAGCTCAAGTTGGAGGTGGTTCACCGGCAGACCCATCTGGACATCGCCCTCTGCCCGATGATCGAAGCCGGGGATAAAATCCTCCTCTCGACCTCCTCGGAGGAACCCGGAGAGAACCTCTGGGAGGAAAACTTTTATACGGCGGAGATCTCCCGGCTGAACGATTTGGACGCCCGAGATTCCGGTGCCCGCCGGCGCTGCCTCAGCCTCTTGAAGGTCCTTTTAGGAAACCACCCCTTCTGGACCAAAGTGAGCGGCGCCCCTTTGACTCACGTCCTCCTGCACGTGAGCGAAACCGAGACGGACTGGTCGGAGGCCACGCTGGCCGACCGCTTCCAGCAGGTCCTGGAGGAGCTGGTCCAGTTCCTGGCGAAAGGATCCCTCCCGTGCTTTTTCGACAGCCGGATCAACCTTCTCGACCACTTGCTCCCGGAGGAAATCGAGGACATTGGGTGTACGCTCTACGAGGCTTTAGCCCAGCCCGACCTCGCCGCTGGATTCGGTTTATGA
- the TOP3A gene encoding DNA topoisomerase 3-alpha has translation MLRMISQTRLFALSGVRLFFCPQKLCFSQAAEGMTFRNIQRVLCVAEKNDAAKGIADILSNSRMRRREGFSKYNKIYECQYHLFGQNVTVVMTSVSGHLLSHDFKLPFRKWHSCNPLVLFDADIEKFCPENYMDIKRTLEREAQQCQALVIWTDGDREGENIGFEIIQVCKAVKPSLQVFRARFSEITPNAIRAACQNLTQPDQNISDAVDVRQELDLRIGAAFTRFQTLRLQKIFPGVLADQLISYGSCQFPTLGFVVERFKAIEAFVSETFYKIKVTHEHEEGTVDFGWKRNRLFNHTACLVLYHMCMEDPVATVVEVGSRPKSKWRPLPLDTVELEKLASRKLRINAKETMKIAEKLYTQGYISYPRTETNIFPRDLDLSNLVQLQTQDPHWGAFAQRILDQGGPTPRQGNKSDQAHPPIHPTKYGVNLQGNDQRLYEFIVRHFLACCSQDAKGQETTVEIDIAKERFVAHGLMILERNYLEVYPYEKWSDKVIPVYEKGSRFQPTTVEMVDGDTSPPQLLTEADLISLMEKHGIGTDATHAEHIETIKSRMYVGLTPDQRFLPGHLGMGLVEGYDSMGYEMSKPDLRAELEADLKLICEGKKDKSVVLREQIQKYKQVFVEAVQKAKKLDEALSRYFGDVTPVSEQEDIYPAMPDPIRKCPQCNSDMVLKTRKNGGYYLSCLGYPACKSAVWFPDSVLEASKDGSVCDVCRPHPVHRLKLKFKPGSLPATMPLEFVGCIGGCDETLREILNLKYLQGPPRPGQTASQRTNPLQANHALNHVGGHQTSRSLPLVGPRAPSAGAVRDPAASLVDSDWNSNAVVCNCGQEALSLTVRKEGPNQGRQFYKCSAGTCNFFLWDDRQTEGTSNRTARGSAPPLGTLTRGGPGSARSRSEGAEPGGGGNGGAVCRCDQPAVTRTVQKEGPNKGRPFHTCSKPREQQCGFFQWADENLAPAPASGFPSNPFTGEGSARGSGAKAKRSDSDSSLRAPATKRQRTCGLCHQPGHTRKTCPQNR, from the exons ATGCTCAGGATGATCAGTCAGACTAGACTGTTTGCACTCAGTGGAGTCCGATTGTTCTTCTGTCCCCAGAAACTTTGCTTTTCTCAGGCTGCGGAAGGCATGACGTTCCGAAACATCCAGAGAGTCCTCTGCGTGGCAGAGAAAAATGATGCTGCCAAAGGAATTGCAGACATCCTTTCTAACAGCAGGATGAGGAGG AGGGAAGGATTTTCCAAGTATAACAAGATTTATGAATGCCAGTACCACCTCTTTGGCCAG AACGTCACGGTGGTGATGACGTCCGTCTCGGGACACTTGCTCTCCCATGACTTCAAGCTACCCTTTCGAAAGTG GCACAGCTGTAAcccacttgtcctttttgatgcTGACATTGAGAAATTCTGCCCTGAAAACTACATGGACATTAAG CGAACCCTTGAGCGAGAAGCTCAGCAGTGCCAAGCTCTGGTGATCTGGACAGACGGCGACCGCGAGGGAGAGAACATTGGCTTCGAAATCATTCAAGTCTGCAAAGCAG TGAAGCCAAGCCTCCAGGTGTTCCGCGCCCGCTTCTCTGAGATCACACCGAACGCCATAAGAGCGGCCTGCCAGAACCTCACCCAGCCGGATCAGAACATCAGTGACGCCGTCGATGTTAGGCAGGAACTGGATCTCAGGATTG GTGCTGCGTTCACTCGGTTCCAGACTTTGAGGCTCCAGAAAATCTTCCCTGGCGTTTTAGCAGACCAGCTGATCAGCTACGGGAGCTGTCAGTTCCCGACGCTGGGCTTTGTGGTGGAAAGGTTCAAAGCCATCGAAGCCTTCGTTTCCGAGACCTTCTACAAAATTAAAG TGACTCACGAGCATGAAGAGGGGACGGTGGATTTCGGCTGGAAGAGGAACCGTCTCTTCAACCATACGGCATGCCTCGTCCTTTACCACATGTGCATGGAG GACCCAGTGGCCACAGTGGTGGAAGTTGGAAGCAGACCAAAGAGCAAATGGAGACCGCTGCCTCTGGACACTGTG GAACTCGAGAAGCTGGCTTCCCGTAAACTGAGGATAAATGCTAAAGAAACCATGAAGATTGCCGAGAAGCTCTACACTCAAGG aTACATAAGTTACCCCCGAACAGAAACCAACATTTTCCCCAGAGACCTCGACCTTTCGAACCTGGTTCAGCTCCAGACACAAGACCCTCACTGGGGAGCCTTCGCACAGAGGATTCTGGACCAGGGTGGGCCAACCCCACGTCAGGGAAATAAATCGGATCAGGCCCATCCTCCCATTCATCCTACAAAATACGGAGTGAATCTGCAG GGGAACGACCAGCGGCTGTACGAATTCATTGTGCGCCATTTCCTGGCCTGCTGTTCCCAAGATGCAAAAGGCCAGGAGACGACAGTGGAGATCGACATAGCCAAAGAGCGCTTCGTCGCTCACGGGTTGATGATCCTGGAGAGAAATTACTTGGAGGTCTATCCGTACGAGAAGTGGAGCGATAAG GTCATCCCCGTTTATGAGAAGGGGTCTCGCTTTCAGCCCACCACCGTGGAGATGGTCGACGGGGACACCAGCCCGCCGCAGCTGCTGACGGAAGCTGATCTCATTTCCCTCATGGAGAAACACGGCATCG GTACGGACGCCACCCACGCGGAGCACATCGAAACCATCAAATCCCGCATGTACGTGGGGCTCACGCCGGACCAGCGGTTCCTTCCAGGACATCTAGGGATGGGGCTGGTAGAAG GCTACGATTCCATGGGCTACGAGATGTCCAAGCCTGACCTCCGAGCTGAGCTGGAGGCCGACCTGAAGCTGATCTGTGAGGGCAAGAAGGACAAATCCGTGGTGCTGAGGGAGCAaatccagaagtacaagcaggtcTTTGTAGAAGCGGTGCAGAAGGCCAAGAA GTTGGATGAAGCGCTGTCTCGGTATTTTGGAGACGTGACCCCTGTTTCAGAACAGGAAGACATTTACCCCGCCATGCCCGATCCCATCAGGAAATGTCCGCAGTGCAACAGCGACATGGTCTTGAAGACCAGGAAGAACGGAGG GTATTACCTCAGCTGCTTGGGCTACCCCGCCTGTAAATCCGCAGTGTGGTTTCCCGATTCGGTGCTGGAAGCCAGCAAAGACGGCTCGGTCTGTGATGTGTGCAGACCCCATCCGGTGCACAG GTTGAAACTGAAGTTCAAACCGGGGAGCCTTCCGGCCACGATGCCTCTGGAGTTTGTCGGCTGCATCGGAGGCTGTGACGAGACCTTGAGGGAGATCCTGAACCTGAAATACCTGCAGGGCCCACCCAGGCCCGGCCAGACGGCCAGCCAGCGGACTAACCCTTTACAAGCCAACCATGCTTTGAACCATGTGGGCGGCCACCAAACCAGCCGCAGCCTCCCGCTGGTGGGGCCCAGGGCGCCCTCTGCGGGGGCAGTCAGGGATCCCGCCGCTTCCCTCGTCGACTCTGACTGGAACAGCAATGCCGTCGTGTGCAACTGTGGGCAGGAAGCCCTATCGCTGACCGTCCGGAAAGAAGGGCCCAACCAAGGCCGGCAGTTCTATAAATGCAGCGCCGGGACGTGCAACTTCTTCCTGTGGGACGACCGGCAGACAGAGGGCACAAGCAACAGGACGGCCAGGGGCTCTGCCCCACCTTTGGGGACCTTAACAAGGGGGGGCCCAGGCTCGGCACGCTCCCGGAGTGAAGGTGCTGAACCAGGAGGCGGCGGCAACGGCGGTGCCGTCTGCAGATGCGACCAGCCGGCGGTCACGAGGACGGTCCAGAAAGAGGGACCCAACAAAGGGCGCCCGTTCCACACCTGCTCCAAGCCCAGAGAGCAGCAGTGTGGGTTTTTCCAGTGGGCCGATGAAAACCTGGCACCAG CGCCGGCATCCGGCTTTCCTTCAAACCCCTTCACGGGCGAAGGGAGCGCGCGGGGGTCGGGAGCCAAAGCGAAAAGGTCCGACAGCGATTCTTCCCTGAGGGCACCGGCCACCAAGAGGCAACGGACTTGCGGCCTTTGCCACCAGCCGGGCCACACCAGGAAGACGTGTCCGCAGAATCGCTGA